TATGATCCGAAAGAGTCTCAGCCCCGATGTTCGCGAATGATAAATTGGCAAGATGCTTTTCCTGTTGAATCCTCACAGCCTCGACATAGAGCGTGTGGCTAGGCTCAATTCCTTTCACACGTTTACAGCGCTTTGCCAACTCCGCCGCCGTGAATCCATAGCCTGAGCCGCAATCTAGAACCTCCCATTCGCTCACGGGTTTCGACAGGTAGGGCGAACAGGTGTCAATTATTTGACACGCCAGTCGCTCGGCAATGCGCGAGCGTTCGTAAAGCATTTTTTCATACTGTTGTTCGTAAAGGGGTCTGTCATCCATTTCGAATAAGTCTGTCACGTAAGGGCTCAAGACCAACGAGTGGGTCAAGGGACATGGAATGACAAGGTTCTTTTGTCCCCTATTCGCGGCCTGTCAGTGCCTGCCGTATAGCCATCTCCCGTGCCAACTGCGTCACCATGTTCTCCAATCGGCGATAGCGATTGTAGAACACCCGGAGGAAAAACAGCAGGCCGAGGGTCACAAGGTACAGGACAAAGTCGCTCCCTCGGGTGATTCCGAAAGCGCTGGCGGCCAGGGACGTGATCGGCGGGTAGGCAATGGCCACCGCACCGGCTGTCCAAACGACAAACCAGAACAGGCCGGCCAACCAGCTCGTTTGCCCGCGGCGGAGTCGCCAGAGGTTGCTGAGGGCGGCGAAGGCGCAAAGCGGCACAAACACAATCTGGAACAGGTTCATCGCATGACCCTTTCGGCGATAATCTGCAGG
This is a stretch of genomic DNA from Thermogutta terrifontis. It encodes these proteins:
- a CDS encoding DUF2304 domain-containing protein yields the protein MNLFQIVFVPLCAFAALSNLWRLRRGQTSWLAGLFWFVVWTAGAVAIAYPPITSLAASAFGITRGSDFVLYLVTLGLLFFLRVFYNRYRRLENMVTQLAREMAIRQALTGRE